Genomic segment of Triticum aestivum cultivar Chinese Spring chromosome 6A, IWGSC CS RefSeq v2.1, whole genome shotgun sequence:
ACGAAAAAACCCAGACGAAACAAAGGAGAAGGAGAGCCTCATCAGTAGCATCATGGTGAATTTCAAACCTAGCGTTGTGCTCCGCCCAACGAacatggacgccgccgccggcggcccggTGGAGCTCGAACCCGAGAGACTCTGCTGCTTGCTGGGAGGGGTCGGGGAGGGTCGGAGCACATGAGCATTGACGTGAAGACAGAGTAGGCCGGGGAGATTACTGTGCACGCCGCACAGCGACTTGGACCTCGGAGGGCCTTAGCTCTGTCAGGAGGAGGTCCCGAGTTCCTGCCGAGGACAGCCTGACGGGGGAGACGCACGGCCGCTCGCGCTGCCCGCAACGCGACCACGCTCTGCCCTAGGGTTCTGCGACGGTGGCAGCGTCGTCCACAGCCACACCCTCTCTGAGTCCTGCCCTGAACTGGGGTTccgagatggcggcggtggcggaggtctCTGAGGTTGGAGAGGGGCAAGATGTAGGACGGCGGAGGCTGGAGCCTAGAGCGATGGCGGCGTTTCGGGATTGCAGGCAGGGGGACGTGCGAGGTGAGTGTTTTTTTTCACCGGTTTATGTTGTGTTGCCTACACGGATATATAGGAGAACAAATAGGTGGATTATAATTCCTTCCATTGTATAAGTGCTGGGAAAGGAAGCGAGGGACAAAAATCAATCGAGGGGCCTTTAAGAGTAGAGATTAGTTAATTGGATTTTtctttaaagtctgttatttgttttcttaaaatttagtatatgtttcctaaatcaaattgcattgatgggatggatcgattgatttggatagtctattatttgttttcttcacatccattatatgtttcctaaagcaaattgcattgatgagatggatcgtttgatttggatggatcgattgatttgtttccttaaaattggattttttttttaagtctgttatttgtttccttaaaatttattatatgtttcctaaatcaaattgcattgatgggatggatcgattgatttagatagtctattatttgtttccttcacatccattatatgtttcctaaagcaaattgcattgatgagatggatcgtttgatttggatggatcgattgatttgtttccttaaaattgaatttttctttaaagtctgttatttcaaattgcattgatgggagggtgacgcatggaaagttatgatccgttaagatttttttcgttgtgtgagaggatgacacgaaactaaaccggtggggtaggggagggacgaaaaaaaccagcgaaatgaaacgggtgggaggtgggaggaagtaccaaagaagtaccaaaaaaaaccgggtgaggtgggacgaaaaaaaacctggaagcgagactaccaactgctccattaggagtagagactacAAACACTTTGGTCTCCGGTGAGCGCTTCCACCTATTCTTCTTGGTAGCCAATGTGCCTGTAGCGACCCTCCTACCGAATACTAACTCTTCCAGGAACTTTGGACTTCCAAATAATGTCCCAAATACTTCGGTCATACAGCTCGTTAGACGAACAAGAAGCACGTGTTCCAGTTTGAGATTTGAGAGAGTATGCTAATTTGTAGGCGCTCTTAACAGTAAACAGTGTGCTGCTGTTGAACCTTCAGCATTCCTTATATAAATGAGCTTGAACCCCTGGAAACTTGTGAGAAATGAATGCATCTCTCGAAATCCATCGATTGGTCAAGAACAATTCCTGGGATCCTCCCACATCATGCATAAAAGTTGGCCTTCAGTCTCTATAATAATATTATAGGAATCCTTCAATCACCATCAACATGGTTATCCCTGTAGGTCAACTATCAATTTAAGATTCTGAACATACTAGCTTAGGCAAAATGTGCACGAGTTACTGAAGAAACTGAAGATTGTTGGCAAACAACATAAGGCAGTAAAGGTTGTTTTTGAACTTCTCGGTTTTTTTATTCTGAACTTGCGATTTATTTACTTTTTGTAGGGTCCAGTGCGACTGCGGGTGCTGGGAGGCCGGGCTTCGCTCCCTCAGGTAGCTGCGTCCACCACTGCTTAGGACATCAAGCCGGGGAAGGAGGGACAGACCTGACAACAAGCACTAGTAAGTTTTTGAATATAGTGGACATCCTACTTATAAGCTCAGGAGAAAAAAGCACATCAAACTATGTACGTCACAGTGCAAAGCAAAGGAAAATCAAAGTGAATGCTTAGTTACAAAAGTTTCCTTACAAGCATTAACGCCAAAGTGAGGAAATAGCTACAGACTCACGTAGCAAAGGGCAAAACACACGGGAACATAAGCAATTTACATTGACCTTTTGTATGTTCACTATATGCAAAAAGAACAGAAAAATTAAAGTAAGTTCTCATAAGCATAAAACAAACAGGTTGAGGGCACACTATCAATTGGGGAAATTTCTGAATCTTCTGTACACAATCTTAAACAAAGAATGAATTACTAATTTTTATAGTACAAACTTCTTAATCTTATTCTGGCACACCAGCACCTGTACATACTTGAGATTTAGGAGAGAACGAACGAGTTGAACAAAGAGTTAATTTTCACATACAAATTTCCAAATCTTCTGTATATACTTGAACAAACAAGCCAGCAAAAAGACAGAGCATAACACCAGCATTTATATGTGAGATTTAGGAAAATGAACTAGAAAACGAACTAGCAAAAAGACAGAGAGCACAACACCTGCGGGATATGGCACATGGATAGGGAGCCGCGCATGGCGTGAGAGATGCCGGGGAAGGTCGATGACATGCGCCGAAGAAGGTCGACGATAGATGCCTGTGCAGGTCACGCACAAGGGGTGGCCACCCCATGGCCAGCTTGCATCTACGCGTGACGTCGAGGTAGCAGCCTGAGCTAACACCAAGGGTGGGACGACTGGGCGGTAGAGGGAAGGGAGCTGACTTTAGCGAGCTGGCTACAGGAGTTGAACGGCGTGGAGGGGCTATATTGAACTGCTGCATCCCACGTACCCGTCGGCAGAGGTCCCCGTGCAGAGGTCGATGAGAAGGCGAAGCCCTTCATCGCCGGAACTGTTGCCGGCAGCGACGCGCCGAAGCGGGGGCTGCAACTCATGGCAGGGCGGAGGGCGGCTCCGGCAGTGGCGGATCCCGCGGGGTGGATGGGGGCATTTGTTGCGGATCTCACGGGGTGGGATGGAGGCAGCCGCTGCACCGGTCGGGGACGAAGAGCTGCCGCCGTCGTGGAAGCAAGGGGAAGGGAGGCTGCTGCTGCAGTTGAAGCAGGGGGAGGACACGGCGGAGGCGCGGTTGGTGGTCAGGGCCACGATGGCGGTGGTGAGCGCAGGTGACGGTGGTGGCGACAACATCTCTGGTTGGGGGCAGGGCGGTGGCCGCATCTCCGGTTGAGGGCAAGGTAGTGGCAGCGGCGCCGGTTGGGGGTGGAGCGGCGAGCACGTCGCCGGTTGGGTCGAGAGGAGCGGCGGGTGGGGGATTAGGATCGGGGAAGGTCGACCTGGGTTGGGCCTTTTTCTTACTAGTTCGGAAACATTCCCATCAGGCCCTATATAATATACCAACTTTTCTGGTCAGGTGCTTAGCACGGATCTCCTCGCGTCCACTACGGTACGTTTtgatatatctatacctactattaaagcaaggtgatattcttggtttcgtcccgcaTCTTTCTTTTCTCTAATAATAAAGCGCCGTGggtttctggtcgtccgtcgtCGCTGGCGTTTTGTGAAAAAGCCCCTCGGTTTATAaaaaatcaacccgcagtccctgtTTTAGTATGGGTCTATATATAACGTttcattttgcaaaaaaaaacctgTACTCATTTGAATTTCACTCGCTGTCCTCCCGTCATCTTATCCATTCCTCctgcggcaacggcggcggctacGCCCATTCCGTCGTGCGCCGTCGACGGCCGTCGCCGGCGTGTGGCCACGGCGAAGGTGGTCGGCCCAGACGGCTCTTTGGTGCAGTTCGCGGCGCCCGTCATGGCGGGCGAGGCGCTGGGGGACGCCGCCAGCGCGTCGAGCTTCCTGTGCAGCGCCGACGAGCTCCGCTTCGACGCGCCCGCCCGTGCGCTGGCGGCCGAGGAGGCGCTGCAGCCCGTGTGGCTCTACTTCGCGAGCTCCGCTTCGACGCGCCCGCCCGTGCGCTGGCGGCCGAGGAGGCGCTGCAGCCCGGGTGGCTCTACTTCGCGCTGCCCATGTCCATGCTCTGCCGGCCGCTCTCCGGGCAGGAGATGGCCGCCCTCGCCGTCAAGGCCAGCTCCGCGCTCGCCGTCGCCAGCGGTAAGGGGCGGAAGGCGGCTCGGGTGGCGCCTCGCGCGGGAGGATGGAGTCCCTGACGAATTTTTGCTCccgtgttttatttgaatttctgaCGGAAATCCTGCTCCCGTGTCCTTCTCAAACTCCTGCTCAGGTCTCCTTCTCAAACAAAGAAACCGTCCCGACCTGGATTGGAGTTCGCTGCTATAAGTTGAATTGTTCTTGGCCCGAATCATGAACCAGGCCAGCGCCACCAGCGAGTAGTGCACCGTCGCTTATGCTCCTTATCATGTCGCCTTTGAGTACGCTGGAGGAACAGGCACCGAGTTCGCCTTTGAGTACGCCGGAGGAACCGGCACCGAGTTCGCCTTTGAGTACGCCGGAGGAACCGGCACCGTGTTCGCCGGAATTCTTGGTCCAGAGAAGCACTCTGAGTCCAACGGTGGCTACAACACAGGTATGTGATGCCTCGACCTCCCTCAAAAACAGCCCTGCTGTTGCCCCTTCCCTCAAGCTTTTGTGTGTTCAGAGTATCTGTATTGTTTGATTTTTTGCATGCACTGTGGCTGGACATGATGTTGGCAGTGTATATCTTCTAGGCCAATTACTGAATAAATCTGACCATGGTTGATTCGGCAGTGTACTGATTGCTTAGTATAGATTGAAGCAGCTTATGCATTGGTGGGGCTGACAACTGAAGGAACTGCCCTGTTGTTGCCCCTTCCCTCAAGCTTTTGTTCTTCAGAGATTTATTTAGAGAGATGGTAACTGAGCAGTAGGTTGTTTTCTGTATTGTTTGATTTTTTACATGCACTGTGGCTGGACATGATGTTGGCAAATACACTAGAGATTATGCTGCAATCTAGCATATATCTTCTAGGCCAATTACTGAATAAATGTGacgatgtttgattcggcagtgtACTGTTTGCTTGGTATAGATTGAAGCAGATTTTGCATTGGTGGGCCTGACAACTGAAGGAACTGCATCCTCATGGTGGCGCCGCGTTCCCTACTTTATTGTCCATGCTTCATAACATTTTTTCAAGAATAAAAATCGTGACATGCATCCATGAGCACTCCTCTTGACTTGATTGTGTGTTGTAGGGACTGAAAGCCTACCAGTAATTGGGGTGGTCTGCCACTGAACATCCTCTCCAGCAACACCACAAAATACATATAGTTCCCTTTGATGTTTACATATAGCTTAAATTACAGATGTTTTTCCATATATTTAACTTCCAGATTGTGTCGGAGAATATTTTTGCTCCTTTTCCATTGTTCGTTGCCCATTCGTCCCGTTCTGCTCCTGTTTGTCATGAGTAATGTGATGTGTTGAAATAGAGGGCACAAACTTATGGGGCCTTTTAGCCATGGGGCTACCTCGCCCACGCCACCATGTGTCGCATGCTATTCTTCGTGTCGCCAATGGGTCCATATGATTCATCATCAATGGCTACCTTCTCTTTGCCCACACCTCCATCCACATCTCCATTGATTCACTTCGACCTTATTTGCACTTCTCTTGGCTCGTCGTTAACGATATCTATTCAGGTAAAGTTTGCTTTCTAGGCTGAGTTCCATAAGATCTCCACGGTTTGGATCGTAAGTGGTGTGTACGGATTTATTTCTCCCTTTGCAACACATAGTTTCTTTACTATACCTACTAATATAGGGAGACGTACTTCTGCCCATCCATAGTAATTTTGTGGAAACCCCCTGCCATTCTTTAAAATTAACTCGCGTCTTATTTTAATCTATATCTACTCATAAAGGGAGAAGTGCATCTGCCCGTCAACGATTTGCTCTTCCTTTTAGAAAACCCTATAGTCTTTTGGTTAATCAACCCGCGGTCCATCCACTATTTTTGGGTAGATTCAAATGATTTTTAAaaatatccatatcttttaaatctAACTCTAATTTTGCacgttatatatgaaaattgactAGAATaatatgtagaatctgaatatgatatcGTTTTACGTGTTAAACATTTATTTAATGATATTTAGGATGCAATTTTAATCAATAGTGCACGATCCATCTTTCCTTTATACCGGCGTATATCCGGATTGGAAATCAAAACCTCAACAAAATAAGTTTGGAGGCAAAAGAATCATCTATTACCATGCATGCATGCCTTGGCAAACCCTCCAAGGAAAAAAATAGATTCCTCATCTTATTATGCGGAGAGACAGACACCTTAGAATTGACCATATTCAAACGTGTTATGATTGTGTAAGCACAGTGGTCACCATTGACAAGGGAAGAAAGAAGGATAAGTGGCAACACAGATGGGATGCACCGTGGATCTATTGGAGTCTTCAGTCATGGTTATTGTGTTAGGGGCGTGtggttttttctcccgttgcaacgcacgggctcttttgctagtatatatatatggtAATAACTATCGGAACCGTACATGGTGCATCAAGATTGGAACTTTTCATTCTCATCGGTCTCTTTTCTCTCTGCTTATTTGATTTTCCTCACATACATGTTACTGTACACAGCCTGCCACGTTCTGTAAAAGTTCTGGCCCAAACCTGTCAATCACGAGGCCCGGGGCTTGTCCCTACACAGCCTGTC
This window contains:
- the LOC123127637 gene encoding uncharacterized protein, yielding MRPPPCPQPEMLSPPPSPALTTAIVALTTNRASAVSSPCFNCSSSLPSPCFHDGGSSSSPTGAAAASIPPREIRNKCPHPPRGIRHCRSRPPPCHELQPPLRRVAAGNSSGDEGLRLLIDLCTGTSADGRPTLGVSSGCYLDVTRRCKLAMGWPPLVRDLHRHLSSTFFGACHRPSPASLTPCAAPYPCAISRRSVPPSPA